From the Limosilactobacillus panis genome, one window contains:
- a CDS encoding metallophosphoesterase family protein has product MQFVTSDTHFFHSDLLGIDKFAPRPFPDVATMNQTIIDNWNNRVGEHDIVYHLGDIALYFTRPPRKSYEAVYKVLCQLNGRLELVKGNHDSRALFKYLAAHNFMVDGHPKFTFHDVGILLKYDHRQYYLTHYPMMLGSAPQIVNLHGHIHHYSVPTKENINVGVDAPEMAFLRPQPAFGTPISFSEVEEIITAKTAALAKQK; this is encoded by the coding sequence ATGCAATTTGTAACCTCAGATACCCATTTCTTCCACAGTGACCTATTAGGGATTGATAAGTTCGCCCCACGGCCCTTTCCGGATGTGGCAACGATGAACCAGACCATTATTGATAACTGGAACAACCGGGTAGGTGAGCATGATATTGTCTACCATCTTGGCGACATTGCTCTGTACTTTACTCGACCACCACGAAAATCATACGAAGCGGTTTACAAAGTGCTCTGCCAACTCAATGGCCGACTGGAGTTAGTGAAGGGTAATCATGACAGTCGGGCCTTATTTAAGTATCTGGCCGCCCATAATTTCATGGTAGATGGGCACCCCAAGTTTACCTTTCATGATGTGGGCATTTTACTAAAATATGATCACCGTCAATACTATTTGACTCACTATCCAATGATGCTGGGGAGTGCTCCCCAGATTGTTAACCTCCACGGTCACATTCACCATTACTCTGTGCCAACTAAGGAAAACATTAATGTTGGTGTTGATGCGCCTGAAATGGCGTTTCTCCGTCCTCAACCTGCCTTTGGGACCCCGATTAGTTTCTCTGAGGTGGAAGAAATAATTACGGCAAAGACAGCCGCCCTTGCTAAGCAAAAATAG
- a CDS encoding mechanosensitive ion channel family protein encodes MIVGAGNAQFNKQLEQVRRAFTDLSWEQISRQILNKLLLIFITAALFFIILWLGRVIINHLFRESNKYQLLRNKNRLATIRALTLNIYRYTCYFFFLYAILSEIGVPVGTLIAGAGIFSIALGLGAQGFVSDVVNGFFILLEQQLDVGDTVELGQIKGTVTALGIRTTQITSADGTLNFIPNRQITIVRNFSRNDVVTNVDIFIAPNAKIDQVKAIVDRVNTQLIDTTPDLQTEPVVVGPVTVNAQLVFRVTITVTSGTQSKVSSKFLAAYLRELHAANVPLSWEGRGHHEN; translated from the coding sequence ATGATTGTTGGTGCGGGTAACGCCCAATTCAATAAACAGCTGGAACAGGTTCGCCGAGCGTTTACCGACCTGTCCTGGGAACAGATTTCGCGGCAGATTCTCAACAAGCTGCTCCTTATCTTCATTACTGCCGCCTTATTCTTCATTATCTTGTGGTTAGGGCGCGTAATTATCAACCACCTGTTTCGTGAGTCCAATAAATATCAACTGCTAAGAAACAAGAACCGCCTGGCAACTATTCGGGCCCTGACCCTTAACATCTATCGTTACACTTGCTACTTCTTTTTCCTGTACGCCATTCTTTCTGAAATTGGTGTCCCCGTGGGTACCCTCATTGCCGGAGCCGGTATTTTCAGCATTGCTCTTGGCCTTGGGGCCCAGGGCTTCGTCAGCGACGTTGTTAACGGCTTTTTTATCTTGCTAGAACAGCAACTTGATGTTGGTGATACCGTTGAACTGGGGCAAATAAAAGGAACCGTAACCGCCCTTGGTATCCGCACAACCCAGATCACCAGTGCGGACGGGACTTTAAACTTCATCCCCAACCGACAAATTACCATTGTCCGCAACTTTTCCCGCAATGATGTGGTCACCAATGTCGACATTTTTATTGCTCCTAACGCCAAGATCGACCAGGTGAAGGCTATTGTTGACCGGGTTAACACCCAATTAATCGACACCACCCCCGACCTGCAGACGGAACCAGTAGTTGTTGGTCCCGTCACTGTCAATGCACAACTTGTCTTCCGGGTGACAATTACCGTCACAAGCGGTACCCAATCAAAGGTTTCCAGTAAGTTTCTCGCTGCTTACCTGCGCGAACTTCATGCTGCCAACGTGCCCCTTTCCTGGGAAGGGAGGGGACACCATGAAAATTAA
- the comGA gene encoding competence type IV pilus ATPase ComGA, with protein MKNFEKEIAVAIGMRAADLYILPFKKYYRLLVTRQGSLQQIKEVPSDYAERLISYLKYQADMAVSEHRRPQLGAMKWQYGPEVVNLRLSSVGDYQGRESLVVRFIYHLTSQNYHLLFPNQWQALKQILKRRGLHLFAGPMGSGKTTTMYQLVRELADEKVVMAIEDPVEIHEPAFIQLQVNELAGMDYQALLRLGLRHRPDIFIIGEIRDPETAKMTVQAALSGHLVLGTIHAQNAYGAVARLRQLGVAEYYLAQTLTGVCYQRLLPVMGGGQAVLFDSLRGDDLNRAIENGEKGGMTDEWGKQLSKAVAVGKISAQVKEAFWEG; from the coding sequence ATGAAGAATTTTGAGAAAGAAATTGCGGTTGCCATTGGAATGCGCGCCGCAGACCTATACATTTTGCCATTTAAAAAATATTACCGCCTGTTGGTAACGCGCCAGGGGTCATTACAGCAGATAAAAGAGGTGCCCAGTGATTATGCGGAACGACTGATTTCATATCTGAAATATCAGGCTGACATGGCCGTCAGTGAGCACCGCCGGCCTCAGTTGGGTGCAATGAAGTGGCAATATGGGCCCGAAGTGGTTAATCTCCGCCTATCCAGTGTCGGTGACTATCAAGGCCGCGAGTCGCTGGTTGTCCGGTTTATCTACCACTTGACGAGCCAAAATTACCACTTACTCTTTCCTAACCAATGGCAAGCCTTGAAGCAAATTCTCAAGAGGCGGGGCCTGCACCTTTTTGCGGGCCCGATGGGTTCGGGAAAGACGACGACGATGTACCAGCTTGTCCGGGAACTAGCGGACGAGAAGGTTGTCATGGCGATTGAGGACCCGGTTGAAATTCATGAACCGGCCTTTATCCAGCTTCAGGTGAACGAATTGGCGGGGATGGATTACCAGGCTCTCTTGCGCCTTGGTCTGCGCCACCGTCCAGACATCTTTATTATTGGTGAGATTCGTGACCCGGAAACGGCAAAGATGACGGTGCAAGCAGCGCTGAGTGGCCACCTTGTGCTGGGGACAATTCATGCCCAAAATGCCTATGGCGCGGTTGCCCGGCTCAGGCAGCTGGGGGTTGCGGAATACTACCTAGCGCAGACACTTACGGGCGTGTGCTACCAGCGGCTGTTACCAGTAATGGGCGGGGGCCAGGCAGTGTTGTTTGATTCGTTGCGTGGTGATGACCTTAATAGGGCCATTGAAAACGGGGAAAAGGGAGGGATGACAGATGAATGGGGGAAGCAACTATCAAAAGCAGTGGCGGTGGGGAAAATATCTGCCCAGGTCAAGGAAGCGTTCTGGGAAGGTTAA
- a CDS encoding DUF948 domain-containing protein → MTFGELAGLIAAIAFLILVVFLCILVNQLSKTMKETNHSISLLTRDMDNLSKEVEEVLGNTNSLLEDINKKSNKLNPAVQAVADVSQSVVDINDHLHTMVDKANAQREKNKLGISLLKSAGKAAIIGAVGRYRTHRANKKGVNSNE, encoded by the coding sequence ATGACGTTTGGTGAATTGGCAGGGTTGATTGCGGCAATTGCTTTTTTGATCTTGGTTGTTTTTCTGTGCATCCTGGTTAACCAACTGAGTAAGACCATGAAGGAGACCAACCACAGTATCTCCCTGCTGACCCGCGATATGGATAACCTGAGTAAGGAAGTTGAAGAAGTTCTCGGTAACACGAACTCACTGTTAGAGGACATTAATAAAAAGTCCAATAAGCTCAACCCGGCAGTTCAGGCTGTGGCGGATGTGAGCCAAAGTGTGGTTGACATTAATGACCACCTGCACACCATGGTTGATAAGGCAAATGCCCAACGGGAGAAAAATAAGTTGGGGATTAGTTTGCTGAAGAGTGCCGGAAAGGCGGCAATTATTGGTGCTGTTGGTCGTTATCGAACACACCGGGCTAATAAGAAAGGAGTTAACAGTAATGAGTAA
- a CDS encoding class I SAM-dependent methyltransferase gives MFEVFDQGTEILQSALRSSYLDAMLENAENIIDDQVAVEDGVPDKETVDKLQKLYRELKLKDADAETIRQVIQLSFLKVIRKDAIQANHQMTPDTIGFLMAYLIEKIVNLKRPYSIFDPAVGTGNLLTTVINQLKKSNSQSVKGYGIDNDQAMLEVASASVALQRLDVDLFHQDSINALDIPECDIAVADLPIGYYPLDENTKNYQTRAEKGHSYVHHLLVEQAMNYLRPGGFGVFLVPSNIFQTKESQSFVKWIQSVAYLQGLINLPSELFANPNAQKAILLLQRHGGNSKQAVKVLLGEFPSFKQPKEFGAFMQEIDQWVKTNLG, from the coding sequence TTGTTCGAAGTTTTTGATCAAGGAACAGAAATCCTGCAGTCGGCATTGCGGAGTTCTTATTTAGATGCCATGCTGGAGAACGCTGAAAACATCATTGATGATCAGGTAGCTGTTGAGGACGGTGTCCCAGATAAGGAGACTGTTGATAAGCTGCAAAAGCTCTATCGAGAGTTGAAACTGAAGGATGCAGATGCCGAGACGATTCGTCAAGTGATTCAGCTCAGTTTCCTTAAGGTCATTCGAAAGGATGCAATTCAGGCTAATCATCAAATGACACCTGACACAATTGGCTTTTTGATGGCCTACCTGATTGAAAAAATCGTTAATCTCAAGCGGCCGTATTCGATCTTTGACCCTGCCGTGGGGACAGGTAACTTACTGACGACGGTTATTAATCAACTAAAAAAAAGTAACTCGCAATCAGTAAAGGGCTATGGGATTGACAACGACCAGGCAATGCTGGAGGTAGCTAGTGCCAGTGTTGCCCTTCAAAGGCTGGATGTTGATCTTTTCCACCAAGACTCTATCAATGCTTTGGACATTCCAGAGTGTGATATTGCGGTTGCCGACTTACCAATTGGTTATTATCCGTTGGATGAAAATACTAAGAACTACCAAACGCGGGCCGAAAAGGGGCATTCGTATGTTCATCATTTACTGGTTGAGCAAGCAATGAACTATCTTAGACCGGGGGGCTTTGGTGTGTTCTTGGTTCCGAGCAACATTTTCCAAACAAAGGAGTCACAGTCTTTTGTTAAATGGATTCAGTCAGTTGCGTACCTTCAGGGGTTGATTAACCTCCCCAGTGAATTATTTGCTAACCCAAATGCGCAGAAAGCAATTTTGCTTTTGCAGCGTCATGGTGGAAATAGTAAGCAAGCGGTGAAAGTGTTATTAGGTGAATTCCCATCGTTCAAGCAGCCAAAGGAATTTGGTGCATTCATGCAAGAAATTGATCAATGGGTTAAGACAAATCTAGGTTAA
- a CDS encoding YebC/PmpR family DNA-binding transcriptional regulator, with product MSGHSKWHNIQGRKNAQDAKRGKIFQKISRDLYQAAKAGDPDPANNAQLRLVIDKAHAANMPKKNIDRAIAKASGIGGAKFEEVTYEGYAPGGVAVMVSALTDNKNRTASAVRSAFTHAGGSLGASGSVSYMFDRKGLIEILRDGLDKSEDDMLMDALDAGADDMKATDEKFQIFTDPSSLTTVRDALQGKGYDLDTAEVTMIPQNRTAVPEDKAKQYRHLIDELTANDDVADIYETGILPDDED from the coding sequence ATGTCAGGACATTCAAAATGGCATAACATTCAGGGACGTAAAAACGCCCAAGATGCTAAGCGTGGAAAGATCTTCCAAAAGATTTCCCGTGATTTATACCAAGCAGCTAAAGCAGGTGATCCTGATCCAGCTAACAACGCCCAGTTACGTTTGGTAATTGATAAGGCGCACGCAGCTAACATGCCAAAGAAGAACATCGACCGGGCCATTGCTAAGGCTTCTGGTATCGGTGGTGCAAAGTTCGAAGAAGTTACTTACGAAGGGTACGCTCCAGGTGGGGTGGCCGTAATGGTTTCCGCCTTAACCGATAACAAGAACCGGACGGCCTCTGCCGTTCGTTCCGCCTTCACCCATGCAGGTGGTTCGTTAGGTGCGAGTGGTTCTGTTTCATACATGTTTGACCGGAAGGGATTAATTGAAATCCTCCGGGACGGTCTTGACAAGAGTGAAGACGACATGTTAATGGATGCTTTGGATGCCGGTGCGGACGACATGAAAGCAACCGATGAGAAGTTCCAAATCTTCACTGATCCAAGCAGTTTAACGACTGTTCGTGATGCTTTGCAAGGCAAGGGCTACGACTTGGACACTGCTGAAGTAACGATGATCCCACAAAACCGGACAGCAGTTCCAGAAGACAAGGCTAAGCAATACCGTCATTTAATCGATGAATTGACCGCAAACGATGATGTTGCCGACATCTACGAAACTGGTATCCTGCCAGATGACGAAGATTAA
- the comGB gene encoding competence type IV pilus assembly protein ComGB codes for MNGGSNYQKQWRWGKYLPRSRKRSGKVKFNPRAQAKWFLLLSDLLRVGFSLQRAVDFTTTTMAKEAGVLSKVRTNLLAGNTFANSVRPFIKVDLYYQLLLAEKHGDLVEVLAETGQLLVTRQRQVQKLRQLLQYPLILLCLLGVMMVGLATFVFPQLASWQASNGRQQVPQFLPYLKWTLVFGSLIFSAGGICKLITWRHLTKLQQVQRLCRLPLVGECYRLYYAYYITSALAVLLRAGMPLKEMMTTIEKFSDRTMLYQLGAEVQNNLAAGGQLDNFIKRTIFLPDELMIFISKGATPKELGKDLTAFSQIQFKHLLARLEQLFSLVQPVIFIVIAAVIVGLYLSILLPIYHSLQGVY; via the coding sequence ATGAATGGGGGAAGCAACTATCAAAAGCAGTGGCGGTGGGGAAAATATCTGCCCAGGTCAAGGAAGCGTTCTGGGAAGGTTAAGTTTAATCCAAGAGCGCAGGCAAAGTGGTTCTTGCTGCTGAGTGACCTTTTAAGAGTTGGCTTCTCCCTCCAGCGGGCTGTTGACTTTACAACAACTACGATGGCTAAAGAAGCTGGCGTCTTATCTAAGGTGCGGACCAACTTGTTGGCGGGGAATACCTTTGCCAATAGTGTCCGACCCTTTATTAAGGTCGACTTATATTATCAGCTCTTATTAGCAGAAAAGCATGGTGACCTGGTTGAGGTCCTTGCTGAAACTGGTCAGTTATTGGTGACCCGTCAACGACAGGTGCAAAAGCTGAGACAACTGCTCCAGTACCCATTGATTTTGCTTTGTCTCCTGGGGGTGATGATGGTCGGCTTAGCCACATTCGTGTTTCCCCAGTTGGCGTCATGGCAAGCTAGTAATGGTCGCCAGCAAGTTCCCCAGTTCTTGCCATACCTCAAGTGGACGCTCGTGTTCGGCTCACTAATTTTTAGCGCTGGCGGGATTTGTAAGTTAATTACTTGGCGCCACCTTACCAAGCTGCAGCAGGTCCAGCGCCTGTGTCGCTTACCGCTTGTTGGTGAATGTTACCGCCTCTACTATGCCTACTACATTACGAGTGCCCTTGCCGTCCTTCTTCGTGCGGGGATGCCTCTTAAAGAAATGATGACGACCATTGAAAAATTTTCTGATCGGACGATGCTGTATCAACTGGGAGCAGAAGTCCAGAATAACCTTGCTGCTGGCGGTCAGTTGGATAACTTTATCAAACGGACCATTTTCTTGCCAGACGAACTAATGATTTTTATCAGTAAGGGTGCGACTCCTAAGGAATTAGGTAAGGATCTGACAGCCTTCTCCCAAATCCAATTTAAGCACCTTTTGGCCCGCCTGGAACAGCTGTTTTCGTTGGTCCAACCCGTCATTTTTATTGTGATTGCCGCAGTTATTGTGGGCCTATACCTCAGTATTCTCTTACCAATTTACCACTCGTTACAGGGGGTCTATTAA
- a CDS encoding acetate/propionate family kinase, which translates to MSKSIAVNAGSSTLKFKLFDMPSENVVAEGTIERIGEKMGHAKIKYDGHKHEDEKPFADHGAAIKYLLDQLIALGIVKSYDEITAVGHRVVAGGEYFKDSAVITDDVIKKIDSLAEYAPLHDPAELLGIKAFKKALPNAFAVAVFDTSFHANMPKKNALYSIPYEWYEKYGARKYGAHGTSHRYVAAQAAKMLGKPLEDLKLITMHIGAGASITAIKNGKSYDTSMGFTPLAGITMATRSGDVDPSLVAFVEEKTGMSSDEMIDTLNHKSGLLGISELSPDMRDILDAADKGNERAQLALDIYVNRIKRYLGAYIAEMDGVDAIVFTAGVGENSIPVRKLITDNMDCFGIKIDQEKNKCHGVQRDLSAPDAKVKTLLIPTNEELMIVRDIERLKKEQAN; encoded by the coding sequence ATGTCAAAGTCAATTGCAGTTAATGCCGGTAGTTCAACATTAAAGTTTAAGCTTTTCGATATGCCAAGTGAGAACGTGGTTGCAGAAGGAACCATCGAACGGATTGGCGAAAAAATGGGCCACGCTAAGATCAAGTATGATGGTCACAAGCATGAAGATGAAAAGCCATTTGCTGACCACGGGGCAGCAATTAAGTACTTATTAGACCAGCTGATTGCCCTGGGAATTGTTAAGAGCTACGACGAAATTACGGCGGTTGGTCACCGTGTTGTTGCGGGTGGTGAATACTTCAAGGATTCCGCAGTGATCACTGATGACGTTATTAAGAAGATCGATTCCCTCGCCGAATATGCACCACTGCACGACCCGGCCGAATTACTGGGCATCAAGGCCTTCAAGAAGGCTCTGCCAAATGCATTTGCTGTTGCTGTCTTTGACACTTCCTTCCATGCTAACATGCCAAAGAAGAATGCCCTTTACAGTATTCCTTACGAATGGTATGAAAAGTACGGTGCTCGGAAGTACGGTGCCCACGGTACTAGTCACCGATATGTTGCTGCACAAGCAGCCAAGATGCTGGGCAAGCCACTAGAAGACCTTAAGTTAATCACGATGCACATTGGGGCCGGTGCTTCAATCACCGCAATTAAGAATGGTAAGTCTTACGATACTTCAATGGGCTTCACACCATTAGCTGGGATCACAATGGCAACGCGTTCCGGGGATGTTGATCCATCACTGGTTGCCTTTGTTGAGGAGAAGACGGGGATGTCTTCTGACGAAATGATTGATACCTTAAACCACAAGTCTGGTCTGCTAGGTATTTCAGAACTTTCACCTGATATGCGGGATATTCTGGATGCTGCTGATAAGGGGAATGAAAGGGCCCAATTGGCACTTGATATTTATGTTAACCGAATCAAACGTTATCTCGGTGCTTACATTGCTGAAATGGATGGTGTTGATGCCATTGTCTTCACTGCTGGTGTTGGTGAAAACAGTATTCCAGTACGGAAACTAATTACCGATAACATGGATTGCTTCGGCATTAAGATTGACCAAGAAAAGAATAAGTGCCATGGTGTCCAACGTGACTTGTCAGCTCCTGATGCGAAGGTCAAGACCTTGTTAATTCCAACTAACGAAGAGCTGATGATTGTTCGTGATATTGAACGGTTAAAGAAAGAACAAGCAAACTAA
- a CDS encoding TIGR01457 family HAD-type hydrolase, with the protein MSKNYRGYFIDLDGTTYKGKEQIPAAARFIKRLKAAGKTILFVTNNSTRSPEFVANNLRENHNIDVKPENVYTTALATADYLDGIAGKRRKVYVVGESGLRDALAACGFEITDQQPDFVVVGLDSQVTYAKLETAVLLIRDGAKFIGTNADSNLPNERGMVPGAGSIVKLVEYATQQKPLMIGKPEKIIMEMALQRVGLSRTEVVMVGDNYHTDIKAAINVGMDSLLVYTGLSKPADVGCEAIQPTYSVRSLDEWKIYE; encoded by the coding sequence ATGAGTAAGAACTACCGAGGATATTTCATCGACTTAGACGGGACAACTTATAAGGGAAAAGAGCAAATACCGGCGGCCGCACGGTTTATTAAGCGATTAAAGGCGGCCGGTAAGACAATCCTATTTGTTACTAATAACAGCACACGGTCCCCAGAGTTTGTTGCCAATAACCTACGGGAAAACCATAACATTGATGTTAAACCAGAAAATGTTTATACAACGGCTCTGGCAACCGCAGACTACCTCGATGGAATTGCCGGTAAGAGGAGAAAGGTTTACGTTGTTGGTGAAAGTGGGTTGCGAGATGCGCTAGCAGCGTGTGGCTTTGAAATTACCGACCAGCAGCCTGATTTTGTGGTTGTTGGCCTTGACTCGCAGGTCACCTACGCTAAGCTGGAAACTGCCGTGTTACTCATTAGGGATGGGGCCAAGTTCATTGGGACGAATGCGGACAGTAATTTACCAAACGAACGGGGGATGGTCCCCGGGGCAGGTTCAATTGTTAAGTTAGTAGAATATGCAACCCAACAGAAACCGCTAATGATTGGTAAACCGGAAAAAATAATAATGGAGATGGCACTACAAAGGGTCGGTTTAAGTCGTACGGAAGTGGTGATGGTTGGTGATAACTATCACACTGATATTAAAGCTGCAATCAATGTTGGAATGGATAGCTTGTTGGTCTATACTGGCCTTTCGAAGCCAGCAGATGTTGGTTGTGAGGCAATTCAGCCAACGTATTCTGTGAGGTCACTTGATGAGTGGAAAATATATGAGTAA
- the comGC gene encoding competence type IV pilus major pilin ComGC has translation MNKKLLPPRSAFTLLEMSIVLFIISLLILIVIPNLAQQRKHANKVHGNAMVAVVQTQVDAYENDNGVDSANFEELQAGNYLTKSQVQKARNEHIVIVNGKACQR, from the coding sequence ATGAATAAGAAATTATTGCCGCCACGTTCGGCGTTCACACTGCTTGAAATGTCGATTGTCCTCTTCATTATCAGTCTCTTGATTCTGATTGTAATTCCCAACCTTGCCCAGCAAAGGAAGCATGCCAACAAGGTTCACGGCAACGCAATGGTTGCGGTTGTCCAGACACAAGTCGACGCTTACGAAAACGACAATGGGGTTGATTCTGCCAACTTTGAGGAGCTTCAGGCCGGAAACTACCTCACCAAGTCACAGGTACAAAAGGCGCGGAATGAACATATCGTGATCGTTAACGGCAAAGCGTGTCAACGATGA
- the ccpA gene encoding catabolite control protein A: MEKQAVTIYTVAREARVSMATVSRVVNGNPNVKPATRQKVLDVIKRLNYRPNAVARGLASKRTTTVGVVIPNITNPYFAELALGIDDIASMYKYNIILANSDYDNDKILKVVRNLLAKQVDGIIFMGYDISADLQAEFKSANTPVVVAGSVVDDKGLATVRIDYQKAAKEATLKLLEHNNGNVALVTSSLGYAINQARLAGYKEALSEKGIQYSSDLVIETDGSYKQIYERAKEIAQNGVKAAYVTNDHLAVGLLNGLGDNEIKVPEAFEIISSNDTTYTRLCRPTLSSITQPLYDIGAVSMRLLTKLMEDNDDEKNDVILDHGFEARQSTRK; encoded by the coding sequence ATGGAAAAACAAGCAGTCACTATTTACACGGTTGCTCGTGAAGCACGCGTTTCCATGGCAACTGTTTCTCGGGTTGTTAATGGTAATCCGAATGTTAAACCAGCAACCCGTCAAAAAGTTCTTGACGTCATTAAACGTCTTAACTACCGTCCAAATGCGGTGGCCCGGGGCCTAGCATCTAAGCGGACAACGACCGTGGGGGTTGTTATCCCTAACATTACAAATCCTTACTTTGCTGAGTTGGCACTGGGAATTGACGACATTGCCTCGATGTACAAGTACAATATTATTCTGGCTAACTCCGACTATGATAATGACAAGATCTTAAAGGTTGTTCGTAACCTCCTTGCTAAGCAAGTCGACGGGATTATCTTCATGGGTTACGATATCTCGGCGGACTTGCAGGCGGAATTTAAGAGCGCCAACACGCCGGTGGTTGTTGCCGGTTCAGTTGTTGATGACAAAGGCCTGGCAACCGTCCGGATTGATTATCAAAAGGCAGCAAAGGAAGCAACCCTAAAGCTTTTGGAACACAACAATGGGAATGTTGCCTTGGTAACCAGCTCACTGGGCTACGCAATCAACCAGGCGCGGCTAGCTGGTTACAAGGAAGCGCTAAGTGAAAAGGGTATTCAATACAGTAGTGACCTGGTAATTGAAACTGATGGTAGTTACAAGCAAATTTACGAACGGGCTAAAGAAATTGCCCAAAATGGTGTCAAAGCTGCGTACGTTACTAACGACCACCTTGCCGTTGGTTTATTAAACGGTTTAGGAGATAACGAGATTAAGGTCCCAGAAGCCTTTGAAATTATTTCTTCTAATGACACTACTTACACCCGGTTATGCCGGCCAACCCTTTCTTCCATCACCCAACCCCTTTACGATATCGGTGCGGTATCGATGCGGCTGTTAACAAAACTTATGGAAGACAATGATGATGAAAAAAACGATGTTATCTTAGACCATGGCTTTGAGGCTCGTCAGTCTACTCGTAAGTAG
- a CDS encoding YutD family protein gives MNRAKIQDYIDQREEQRADLYHIERDDENHFRLNGHPYELVKDYRDGFNPAELAKRFSSVLSKYDYIVGDWGYDQLRLKGFYVKENPGFTPEKSVETIEDYLFEDCNFGCAYFIIHNEDVKVGHPHHRRRRRNHSGKKGPVIKERRRKVKQPSVRHRKNQHAERVKTGKHQQKFVIRQRKQGVKKHK, from the coding sequence ATGAATCGAGCGAAAATTCAAGATTATATTGATCAACGTGAAGAACAGCGGGCAGACCTCTACCATATTGAGCGTGACGACGAGAATCATTTTCGGTTAAATGGTCACCCCTATGAATTGGTCAAAGATTATCGCGATGGCTTTAATCCAGCAGAATTAGCTAAGCGCTTCAGCTCGGTATTGAGTAAGTATGACTATATTGTTGGTGACTGGGGATACGACCAGTTAAGGCTTAAGGGATTCTATGTAAAAGAAAATCCGGGCTTTACCCCTGAGAAGAGTGTTGAAACGATTGAAGATTATCTTTTTGAGGATTGTAACTTTGGTTGTGCCTATTTCATTATCCATAATGAAGATGTTAAGGTAGGGCACCCACACCATCGCAGAAGACGGCGTAACCATTCTGGCAAAAAGGGGCCAGTAATAAAAGAACGACGACGTAAAGTTAAACAGCCAAGTGTCCGGCACCGTAAAAATCAGCATGCGGAACGGGTAAAAACTGGTAAGCACCAACAAAAGTTTGTTATTCGTCAACGTAAACAAGGAGTAAAGAAGCACAAATGA
- a CDS encoding competence type IV pilus minor pilin ComGF encodes MKKRLAFTLIECVAALLVTTVVIVLAGMTINSLRSVTRQSLDQPIDWIICLQELESPRHAYALVNVESNAVVLRDQHTDRLYELCAQKRLYLRAKKDGGYMPVFSDIRDQKTVFKQLDQQRVYIKVERTNGEVLTGFLCFRKDS; translated from the coding sequence ATGAAAAAAAGATTAGCTTTTACCCTCATCGAGTGTGTTGCGGCCCTACTGGTGACCACGGTCGTTATCGTCCTCGCCGGGATGACGATTAACAGTTTACGGTCAGTAACCCGCCAGTCGTTGGATCAGCCAATTGACTGGATAATCTGTTTACAGGAACTAGAGTCACCACGCCATGCCTACGCCTTAGTTAATGTCGAAAGTAATGCAGTCGTTTTGCGGGATCAACATACGGACCGGCTATATGAATTATGTGCCCAAAAGCGCCTTTATCTTCGTGCAAAAAAGGATGGTGGTTATATGCCCGTATTTAGCGACATTCGCGATCAAAAAACGGTATTTAAGCAACTAGATCAGCAACGGGTATACATAAAGGTGGAGCGAACTAATGGTGAAGTACTTACGGGATTTTTGTGTTTTAGAAAAGATAGTTAA